Proteins encoded by one window of Lathyrus oleraceus cultivar Zhongwan6 chromosome 1, CAAS_Psat_ZW6_1.0, whole genome shotgun sequence:
- the LOC127138692 gene encoding ABC transporter C family member 14: MKPYQLSSSHNNLLTMSFSSSSSSWLTSPSCTLLPIDSSSSTPNLVLQWLTFLFLSPCPQRLLLSALDSLFLLFLLAFAAHKLYSRFNSTTNSTSSITKSLLQEKDSDYRITFWFKLPLLVTILLAIAYTVLGVLAFTQTNFASWRLIEALFRLFQAIVNIVIVILMIHEKKFKFSKHPLSLRIYWIANFVIATLFAVSAIVRVVTVGEANLELSLRIDDIFSLINLPLSVLFFVIAIKGSSGIHVIRISDAVVATYRSISTDRALSPYACSSFLSKTVWYWMNPLINKGYETPLKLEDVPSLPLEFRAEKMSELFQNNWPKPEENSKHPVGVTLFRCFWKPLTFTGFLAIIRLCVMYVGPMLIQSFVDFTSRKDSTTNEGVVLILILFVAKSVEVLSVHQFNFHSQKLGMLIRSSIITSVYKKGLRLSSSSRQAHGTGQIVNHMAVDAQQLSDLMMQFHPIWMMPLQVAAALILMYSYVGISVLAALLGTTVVFLFTLYRTKSSNSFQFRIMTSRDSRMKATNELLNNMRVIKFQAWEDYFGNKVRQFREAEHGWIGKFLYYFAVNMGVLSTAPLAVTVLTFGTATFIGVPLNAGTVFTITSVIKILQEPVRTFPQALIMISQATISLGRLDEFMVSKEMDENAVQREENCDGDVAVEIKDGKFSWDDKDENETLKVDELVIKKGNHAAVVGTVGSGKSSLLASVLGEMFKISGKVRVCGTTAYVAQTSWIQNATIKENILFGLPMNTNKYREALRVCCLEKDLEMMDDGDETEIGERGINLSGGQKQRIQLARAVYQDTDIYLLDDVFSAVDAQTGSFIFKECIMGSLKDKTVLLVTHQVDFLHNVDSIMVMREGRVVQSGKYDELLKAGLDFGALVAAHESSMEITETGDNSNDDSSSQSPKLARIASKEKENAGEQQSSQDKPKPDKTAAKLIEDEERETGRVNLEVYKHYFTEAFGWWGIALMVAMSVAWMLAFLAGDYWLAFATSDDSSIPSFTFIIVYAVIAVVACIVVMVRAFLFTYWGLKTSQSFFIGMLQSILHAPMSFFDTTPSGRILSRVSTDLLWVDISIPMLLNFVVLAYLSLFSILIVTCQNSWETVFLLIPLFWFNNWYRKYYLATSRELTRLDSITKAPVIHHFSETLSGVMTIRSLRKQNEFSDENIERVNASVRMDFYNNGANEWLGFRLDYMGVVFLCMATLFMIFLPSAIVKPEYVGMSLSYSLALSGLLSFTITMTCSVENKMVSVERIKQFTNLPSEAPWKIADKSPPQNWPSHGTIELNNLQVRYRPNTPLVLKGVSLTIQGGEKVGVVGRTGSGKSTLIQVLFRLIEPSAGNIMIDGINISSVGLHDLRSRFGIIPQDPVLFQGTVRSNIDPLGLYSEDEIWKSLERCQLKEVVAAKPEKLEALVVDGGDNWSVGQRQLLCLGRIMLKRSKILFMDEATASVDSQTDVVIQKIIREDFADRTIISIAHRIPTVMDCDKVLVIDAGLAKEYEKPSRLLERASLFAALVKEYSNRST; encoded by the exons ATGAAACCTTATCAGTTATCATCATCACATAATAATCTTTTAACCATgtctttttcttcttcttcttcttcatggCTAACTTCACCTTCATGCACCCTTTTACCTATAGATTCATCTTCCTCTACACCAAACCTCGTGCTTCAGTGGTTAACCTTTCTTTTTCTATCTCCATGTCCTCAAAGACTTCTTCTTTCTGCTCTTGATTCGTTGTTTTtgctctttctcttagcttttGCAGCTCACAAGCTTTACTCAAGATTCAACTCAACTACCAACTCTACCTCCTCAATCACAAAATCACTTCTGCAGGAGAAAGATTCTGACTATAGGATCACCTTTTGGTTCAAACTACCTTTGTTGGTAACTATCCTTTTGGCTATAGCTTATACTGTTCTAGGAGTCTTGGCTTTTACGCAAACTAACTTTGCTTCATGGAGACTAATAGAAGCACTTTTTCGGTTGTTTCAAGCAATAGTCAACATAGTGATAGTGATTTTAATGATACATGAgaaaaaattcaaattttccaaaCACCCTTTATCATTAAGAATCTATTGGATAGCAAACTTTGTGATTGCTACTTTGTTTGCTGTTTCAGCTATTGTTCGAGTAGTAACTGTTGGTGAAGCAAACCTGGAACTTAGTTTGAGAATAGATGATATATTCTCATTGATTAATCTTCCATTATCTGTGTTATTTTTTGTGATAGCTATAAAAGGGTCATCAGGGATTCATGTGATAAGAATATCTGATGCAGTAGTAGCGACATATAGGTCGATTTCAACCGATAGAGCTTTGAGTCCTTATGCTTGTTCGTCATTTTTGTCCAAAACAGTGTGGTATTGGATGAACCCTTTGATTAATAAAGGTTACGAAACACCTCTTAAACTTGAAGATGTACCTTCACTTCCTCTTGAATTTAGAGCAGAAAAAATGTCAGAgctttttcaaaataattggCCAAAACCAGAGGAAAACAGTAAGCATCCAGTTGGAGTAACCTTATTTAGGTGTTTTTGGAAACCCTTAACTTTCACTGGCTTCCTTGCAATCATTAGGCTTTGTGTTATGTATGTTGGTCCAATGCTGATTCAGAGCTTTGTTGATTTCACATCAAGAAAAGATAGTACTACTAATGAAGGCGTTGTTTTGATATTGATCCTTTTTGTGGCAAAATCAGTTGAAGTACTTAGTGTTCATCAATTCAACTTCCACTCTCAGAAACTTGGTATGCTTATTCGTTCGAGCATAATCACTTCGGTTTACAAAAAGGGTTTAAGGTTGTCAAGTTCTTCAAGACAAGCTCATGGAACTGGCCAGATTGTGAACCACATGGCTGTTGATGCTCAACAGCTCTCAGATTTGATGATGCAGTTTCATCCTATTTGGATGATGCCATTACAAGTTGCAGCTGCGCTAATTCTTATGTATAGCTATGTTGGTATATCAGTACTTGCAGCATTGCTTGGAACCACCGTTGTGTTTCTCTTCACGCTATATCGGACGAAGAGTAGTAACAGCTTCCAGTTTCGGATAATGACGAGCCGCGACTCGAGGATGAAGGCTACAAACGAGTTGCTTAACAACATGCGAGTGATAAAGTTTCAAGCGTGGGAAGATTATTTTGGTAACAAAGTTCGACAGTTTCGTGAAGCTGAGCATGGATGGATTGGGAAATTCTTGTACTATTTCGCTGTTAACATGGGAGTTTTGTCCACTGCTCCACTAGCTGTAACTGTTCTTACCTTCGGAACCGCAACTTTTATTGGAGTTCCTTTGAATGCTGGCACTGTTTTCACCATAACTTCGGTAATTAAGATACTTCAGGAGCCTGTGAGAACTTTTCCTCAGGCTCTTATCATGATTTCGCAAGCAACAATCTCTTTAGGAAGGTTGGATGAGTTTATGGTGagtaaagaaatggatgagaatGCAGTTCAAAGAGAGGAGAATTGTGATGGTGATGTAGCTGTGGAGATAAAAGATGGGAAATTCTCATGGGATGATAAGGATGAGAATGAGACTTTGAAAGTTGATGAGTTGGTGATAAAGAAAGGGAATCATGCTGCTGTTGTAGGAACTGTTGGATCAGGCAAGTCTTCATTATTGGCTTCTGTGTTGGGAGAAATGTTCAAGATCTCAGGAAAG GTTAGAGTTTGTGGGACGACAGCGTATGTAGCACAAACATCATGGATTCAGAATGCAACCATCAAAGAAAACATATTATTTGGTTTACCAATGAACACGAACAAGTACCGGGAAGCTTTAAGAGTGTGCTGTCTTGAGAAGGATCTTGAAATGATGGATGATGGTGATGAGACCGAAATTGGAGAGCGTGGAATTAACCTCAGCGGCGGTCAGAAACAACGCATACAGCTTGCTAGAGCTGTATATCAGGACACTGACATCTACCTCCTTGATGATGTATTCAGTGCTGTTGATGCTCAAACTGGATCTTTTATTTTTAAG GAATGTATCATGGGAAGTCTCAAAGATAAGACTGTTTTACTTGTGACCCACCAAGTTGATTTCTTGCATAATGTTGACTCTATAATG GTGATGCGTGAAGGAAGAGTAGTGCAAAGTGGAAAGTATGATGAACTTCTCAAAGCTGGCCTAGATTTTGGTGCACTTGTGGCAGCTCATGAATCCTCTATGGAGATAACAGAAACAGGTGATAATTCCAATGATGATTCTTCTTCTCAGTCTCCAAAACTCGCCCGCATCGcttcaaaagaaaaagaaaatgcGGGCGAACAACAGTCTTCTCAAGATAAACCTAAGCCTGATAAGACAGCTGCAAAGCTCATTgaagatgaagaaagagaaaCAGGACGTGTAAACCTTGAAGTATACAAACATTATTTCACAGAAGCATTTGGATGGTGGGGAATAGCACTCATGGTAGCAATGTCAGTGGCTTGGATGTTGGCATTTTTGGCCGGTGATTATTGGCTAGCATTTGCAACTTCAGATGATTCTAGCATTCCTTCTTTCACTTTCATTATTGTCTATGCTGTTATAGCTGTTGTTGCATGCATAGTGGTTATGGTAAGAGCTTTCTTGTTTACATATTGGGGTCTAAAGACATCTCAAAGCTTCTTCATTGGAATGCTTCAAAGTATCCTTCATGCACCAATGTCATTCTTTGATACCACTCCTTCTGGCAGAATTTTGAGTCGA GTATCTACTGATCTACTTTGGGTGGATATTTCAATTCCAATGTTGCTAAACTTTGTAGTACTAGCATATTTATCATTATTCAGTATCCTCATTGTCACATGCCAGAACTCTTGGGAGACTGTCTTCCTCTTAATTCCACTGTTTTGGTTCAACAACTGGTATAGG AAGTATTATCTTGCAACATCTAGGGAATTGACTCGTCTTGATTCAATCACAAAAGCTCCGGTGATTCATCACTTTTCAGAGACCCTTTCTGGTGTTATGACAATCCGTAGCTTAAGAAAGCAGAATGAATTTTCTGATGAAAATATTGAGAGGGTGAATGCAAGTGTAAGAATGGATTTCTATAACAATGGTGCAAATGAATGGCTTGGTTTTCGCTTGGACTATATGGGAGTGGTTTTCCTTTGCATGGCCACTCTTTTTATGATCTTTTTGCCAAGTGCTATTGTTAAGCCAG AATATGTTGGTATGTCTTTATCCTATAGCTTGGCTCTGAGCGGTCTCCTGTCATTTACCATAACGATGACTTGCTCGGTTGAGAACAAAATGGTTTCAGTTGAGAGGATAAAGCAGTTTACTAACCTCCCATCAGAAGCTCCATGGAAAATAGCTGACAAGTCTCCGCCTCAGAATTGGCCTAGTCATGGAACTATAGAGTTAAATAATTTACAG GTTAGGTACAGGCCAAATACTCCTCTAGTTCTTAAAGGAGTCTCTCTAACCATTCAAGGTGGAGAAAAAGTTGGCGTTGTTGGGCGTACAGGAAGTGGAAAATCAACACTGATCCAAGTTTTATTTAGGTTGATTGAGCCTTCCGCTGGGAATATAATGATTGATGGTATCAACATTTCCAGTGTTGGCCTTCATGATTTGAGGTCGCGTTTTGGAATTATTCCACAAGATCCTGTCCTCTTTCAAGGAACAGTTAGAAGCAACATTGATCCTCTTGGATTGTATTCAGAAGATGAAATTTGGAAG AGTCTTGAGCGGTGTCAATTGAAAGAAGTGGTGGCTGCAAAGCCCGAGAAACTCGAGGCTTTAG TGGTTGATGGTGGAGACAATTGGAGTGTTGGACAAAGGCAGCTTCTATGTTTGGGAAGGATAATGCTAAAACGCAGCAAAATATTATTCATGGATGAAGCAACTGCATCGGTTGATTCACAGACCGATGTTGTAATACAAAAGATCATCAGAGAGGATTTTGCAGATCGTACGATCATTAGCATTGCTCACAGAATACCAACAGTTATGGATTGTGACAAGGTTTTGGTCATAGATGCAG GTTTGGCAAAGGAATATGAGAAACCATCACGTTTGCTTGAAAGAGCATCACTTTTTGCAGCATTGGTTAAAGAGTATTCTAATAGATCAACTTAG